A single Ignavibacteriales bacterium DNA region contains:
- a CDS encoding PAS domain S-box protein yields the protein MFKGWFLLVFLIQGVCCTVYTQQLADSLEKVITVRLEAGMRDTVTGNAALLAASEYLHTSSPKFFTYTSLALELGTENRAPLITGQAYTLLGHMYRRMGIYNLALKSYNSSLKEYAEAFHISFNIFTLSDIGNIYYEKGMYDIAANYYRRGLALWKGSDATWHGASVCLINLGLVNLKLRNYDSSYSYFGRALELRKRNATPFYVSHAYYYFGRVFQERGLFDSALHYLNISREYLQPYFDDGSFTGEIKEFSFDIYSVMIDIYRKMPDEEKLQKLFLELLDDQIITGTNSTAQRLYEQYADFLSERGKEREALLWLEKSINAGRPLNYSPVTMKLLLKQALLYDKTGNSTAALRNYRAYTLLADSVNADRISSELLNISEKEALERQDAEMQALVSEKEQELFIQSLTNIILIAFSVLALFFLYFYYRKYKLDNSILKFLRTLINSLRYPFYVINTESKEIEYYNHTAAEDLHSLKKIRKEGEKLFFTGNINTILNELQSGKQYLLRQFEDKNPDGTVSHFEVANYPVYDQLGKVIRVIEYIRDITPIKEAEKQLQEYNRELEDSNRAKDRLISIIGHDLKSPFSVLLGSISILRDSQDELSNEERQRFIDNLFDAASKVYKLVENLLEWSILNAGRVTYHPADVNLHDLFTQGVHAFTLDLNNRKIDINISCPEKLMVFADLNMQRTIFRNLLANAIKFSPNESSVEVSAEITGGSAKVCISDHGIGMTGEDISKLFRSDVKNSEIGGSHKAKGTGLGLIITQEFVKLNQGTLSVVSQPGQGTTFCYTIPLSPQT from the coding sequence TTGTTTAAAGGCTGGTTTCTTCTTGTTTTCCTCATTCAGGGGGTGTGCTGCACAGTATATACTCAGCAGCTTGCCGATTCGCTTGAGAAGGTTATTACGGTTCGCCTTGAGGCCGGAATGCGCGATACCGTAACAGGCAACGCAGCCCTTCTGGCCGCCTCGGAGTACCTGCATACCTCTTCCCCGAAATTTTTTACCTATACTTCTCTTGCGCTTGAGCTTGGCACCGAAAACCGCGCCCCTCTTATTACCGGGCAGGCCTATACCCTGCTCGGCCATATGTACCGCCGGATGGGTATATATAATCTTGCTCTCAAATCATATAATTCCTCGCTTAAGGAGTACGCGGAAGCCTTTCATATCTCTTTTAATATTTTTACCCTGAGTGATATCGGCAATATCTATTACGAAAAGGGGATGTATGATATCGCCGCGAATTATTACCGGCGCGGTCTCGCGCTGTGGAAAGGGTCGGATGCAACCTGGCACGGCGCTTCTGTCTGCCTGATCAATCTCGGTCTGGTTAATCTGAAGCTGAGGAACTACGACAGTTCATACAGCTATTTCGGGCGGGCGCTTGAGCTGAGAAAACGGAATGCCACACCGTTTTATGTTTCTCATGCCTATTACTATTTCGGACGCGTTTTTCAGGAGCGTGGCCTCTTTGATTCCGCTCTTCATTATCTCAATATTTCCCGTGAGTATCTGCAGCCATATTTTGATGACGGCTCCTTCACCGGAGAAATTAAAGAGTTCAGCTTTGATATTTATTCGGTAATGATTGATATATACCGGAAAATGCCGGATGAAGAAAAGCTGCAAAAGCTTTTTCTTGAACTGCTGGATGACCAGATTATTACCGGAACCAATTCCACCGCCCAGCGGCTTTATGAGCAGTACGCTGATTTCCTCTCCGAACGGGGGAAAGAACGCGAAGCGCTCCTCTGGCTTGAAAAATCCATCAATGCGGGAAGACCCCTTAATTACAGCCCCGTTACCATGAAGCTGCTGCTTAAGCAGGCCCTCCTGTATGATAAAACCGGCAACAGCACCGCGGCTCTCAGAAATTACCGTGCATATACACTGCTTGCCGACTCCGTTAACGCCGACAGAATAAGCTCCGAACTGCTGAATATCAGTGAAAAAGAGGCACTTGAGCGGCAGGATGCAGAAATGCAGGCTCTGGTTTCGGAAAAAGAGCAGGAACTGTTTATACAGTCATTAACCAATATCATCCTGATCGCATTCTCGGTACTGGCACTGTTTTTCCTTTACTTCTACTACAGAAAATATAAACTGGATAACAGCATTCTAAAATTCCTGCGGACGCTCATCAACTCCCTGCGTTATCCGTTCTACGTTATTAATACCGAATCAAAAGAGATTGAGTATTATAACCATACAGCAGCAGAAGATCTCCACTCTCTTAAAAAAATCAGAAAAGAGGGGGAAAAACTGTTTTTTACGGGCAACATTAATACCATTCTAAATGAACTGCAGAGCGGAAAACAATATCTGCTCCGGCAGTTTGAAGATAAAAACCCGGACGGCACGGTAAGTCATTTTGAAGTGGCCAACTACCCGGTTTATGATCAGCTCGGCAAGGTTATCAGGGTTATTGAATATATACGCGATATCACCCCTATCAAGGAAGCCGAAAAGCAGCTGCAGGAATATAACCGGGAGCTTGAAGACAGCAACCGCGCCAAAGACCGGCTTATTTCCATCATCGGGCATGATCTTAAAAGCCCCTTTAGCGTGCTGCTCGGCAGCATCAGTATTCTGCGCGACAGTCAGGATGAGCTGAGCAACGAAGAACGGCAGAGGTTTATTGACAACCTTTTTGATGCAGCATCCAAAGTATATAAACTAGTTGAAAATCTGCTTGAGTGGTCCATCCTGAATGCCGGCAGAGTTACCTATCATCCCGCTGACGTGAACCTGCATGATCTCTTTACCCAGGGTGTGCATGCTTTCACGCTTGATCTGAACAACAGAAAGATAGACATTAACATCTCCTGCCCTGAAAAGCTTATGGTTTTTGCCGACCTGAATATGCAGCGCACTATATTCAGAAACCTGCTTGCTAACGCAATTAAGTTCAGCCCGAATGAGTCCTCCGTGGAAGTCTCCGCAGAAATTACCGGCGGCTCTGCAAAAGTCTGCATCTCCGATCATGGTATCGGGATGACCGGAGAGGATATCAGCAAACTTTTCCGGAGTGATGTAAAAAATTCCGAAATCGGGGGCAGCCATAAAGCTAAGGGTACCGGTCTCGGGCTTATCATCACGCAGGAGTTCGTAAAACTTAATCAGGGCACGCTTTCGGTTGTCAGTCAGCCGGGGCAGGGCACCACTTTCTGTTATACTATTCCTCTCTCACCACAGACCTGA
- a CDS encoding ATP-grasp domain-containing protein, which translates to MTVLCVASYEKGAEFMRECKRQGCRVILLTSKSLDTADWPRESLDEIFYIPDVNKDWNMADVISGVSFLARTERIDKIIALDDFDVEKAASLREHLRIPGMGDTTARYFRDKLAMRMKAKESGIKVPEFIHVLNHDAINQFSKRVPFPYVIKPRLQAGAIGIKKVYNTDEMWSVINSLDDKQSFYVMERFVPGDVFHVDSIILDKKVIFSVASQYSLPPMEVAHQGRVFNSRNMIRGSEDELALKKTNSEVLPALGILHGVSHTEFIKAHEDGSIYFLETSARVGGAHLADMIEAATGVNLWAEWAKLEVSKPGAVYQPPKDSGKYAGILISLSKQEWPDLSSYNDPEIVWRMKKQYHAGLIFSSENYERISELTSSYVSRFYIDFFTSQPVPDKPGN; encoded by the coding sequence ATGACGGTTTTATGTGTTGCCAGCTACGAAAAAGGTGCTGAATTTATGCGGGAGTGCAAGCGCCAGGGGTGCCGCGTTATCCTTCTTACCTCAAAAAGCCTTGATACCGCTGACTGGCCCCGCGAAAGTCTGGATGAAATCTTCTACATCCCTGACGTGAACAAAGACTGGAATATGGCCGATGTTATCAGCGGTGTGAGTTTTCTTGCCCGCACCGAACGGATTGATAAGATCATCGCCCTGGATGATTTTGATGTGGAAAAAGCCGCCTCGTTGCGCGAACATCTCCGCATCCCCGGCATGGGTGATACCACGGCGCGCTACTTCCGCGATAAACTCGCCATGCGCATGAAAGCTAAGGAGTCGGGCATTAAAGTCCCTGAGTTTATCCACGTCCTCAATCACGATGCCATCAATCAGTTTTCAAAGCGGGTTCCGTTCCCTTATGTTATCAAGCCGCGGCTTCAGGCGGGCGCTATCGGCATCAAAAAAGTTTACAACACTGATGAGATGTGGTCGGTTATTAACTCTCTTGATGACAAGCAGTCATTTTATGTGATGGAGCGTTTCGTCCCCGGTGATGTCTTCCATGTTGATTCAATCATCCTTGATAAAAAAGTAATCTTCTCGGTTGCCAGTCAGTATTCACTTCCGCCGATGGAAGTAGCCCATCAGGGGCGGGTCTTTAACAGCCGGAATATGATTCGCGGTTCAGAGGATGAACTGGCGCTTAAGAAAACCAACTCCGAAGTGCTCCCCGCCCTCGGTATTCTGCACGGAGTTTCTCATACGGAGTTTATAAAAGCGCACGAAGATGGCAGTATATACTTCCTCGAAACCTCAGCGCGGGTTGGCGGCGCGCATCTGGCTGATATGATTGAAGCCGCAACCGGAGTGAATCTCTGGGCTGAGTGGGCAAAACTTGAGGTCTCAAAGCCCGGCGCGGTTTATCAGCCCCCAAAGGATTCCGGAAAATACGCCGGCATCCTTATTTCACTTTCCAAACAGGAGTGGCCTGATCTCTCCTCTTACAATGATCCGGAAATCGTCTGGAGAATGAAGAAGCAGTATCATGCGGGACTGATTTTCTCATCCGAAAACTACGAGCGGATTAGCGAACTAACTTCTTCGTATGTCAGCAGATTCTATATAGATTTTTTCACCTCACAGCCCGTGCCCGACAAGCCCGGTAACTGA
- a CDS encoding PAS domain S-box protein, which produces MKTEELEKENQRLREQIRLLEEKLREKNSPRPSQHQQEDAAAPSSASEDELSRANSELQQHINERANELERINAELNNSRLAALNMMQDAVEAKSIAEKLNASLTSEIAERKQFEEALSQSEERFRSLFEDNLAVMLMIDASNGRILDVNKAAVEFYGWKKEEMLSKTVFDLNTLSAEELMEDLRKVAANSKYHIDYKHRRADGSVRDVEVFASRLKVQNEYLIHEIIVDVTERKRIQRINMLQHNIAVAVASSETVSELLEIILSEAKTMINTENFFFAAYNEETGMLRDIYGQDQMDSIEEWSAEKSLTGYLLAHGIPLFLTRQDILQLEEAGDVEVVGTMPELWLGVPMISGKNKKGAVVVQSYDAPDAFDAFALEVLEIVAHELLLFIEKNHAQELAFKLTKAIEQSPVSIIITDRSGRIEYINPFFTQTTGYTFEEVKGKYPRILQSGETSPVLYHELWDTILSGNTWQGEFLNRKKSGELFWENAIISPVVNSRGEIINFFAIKEDITGQKQMVEELIAAKDKAEQMSRLKSSFLANMSHELRTPLIAILGFSEILMDESRDDYSREMSEMIHKGGIRLLETLNLILNLSAIEANKLDIKKEIVDSHAVLEDVVQLFSAMAAKKNLTLQRQFNARYSRLLTDKQIFSQIFNNLINNAIKFTSGGGVTVKTENTGSGLSVSVIDTGIGISEEDQQIIWEEFRQVSEGYNRNFEGTGLGLTITRKFVTKLGGDISVKSQLNNGTVFTVTFPLWEEGVHQSILPYTEHEDHQTPVIFESASELPVILMVEDDINAVNLVTMITKEIYIVDHARTSDEALQKAGSKNYDIIFMDINLGKGGSGVEVTKKLRQIPSYKDTPIVALTAFALMGDREEFLAAGCTHYLSKPFNRNQLLSLLKEISEGKV; this is translated from the coding sequence TTGAAAACAGAAGAATTAGAAAAAGAGAACCAGCGTCTCAGAGAACAGATACGTCTCCTTGAGGAAAAACTCCGGGAAAAAAATTCCCCCCGGCCCTCTCAGCATCAGCAGGAAGATGCCGCCGCCCCTTCTTCAGCATCAGAAGATGAGCTTTCCAGAGCTAACTCGGAACTTCAACAGCATATTAATGAACGCGCGAACGAGCTTGAGCGGATTAATGCTGAACTCAATAACTCCCGGCTCGCCGCTTTAAACATGATGCAGGATGCTGTTGAGGCAAAAAGCATCGCTGAAAAACTTAACGCAAGCCTGACCAGTGAAATTGCCGAACGGAAACAGTTTGAAGAGGCACTCAGTCAGAGTGAAGAACGTTTCAGAAGTCTCTTTGAAGATAACCTGGCAGTAATGCTTATGATAGATGCATCAAACGGCAGGATTCTTGACGTAAACAAGGCAGCCGTGGAGTTTTATGGCTGGAAAAAAGAAGAGATGCTCAGTAAGACTGTCTTTGACCTGAACACTCTTTCCGCAGAAGAACTCATGGAAGACCTTAGAAAAGTTGCGGCCAATTCTAAATATCACATTGACTACAAACACCGCCGAGCTGACGGTTCCGTGCGGGATGTAGAGGTTTTTGCCAGCAGGCTAAAAGTACAGAATGAATATTTGATCCATGAAATTATTGTGGATGTTACCGAGCGTAAACGCATACAGCGCATCAACATGCTCCAGCACAATATAGCAGTGGCTGTTGCCAGTTCCGAAACCGTAAGCGAGCTGCTGGAAATCATCCTCTCCGAAGCAAAAACAATGATTAACACGGAGAATTTTTTCTTTGCCGCTTATAATGAAGAAACCGGCATGCTGCGTGATATATACGGGCAGGATCAGATGGACTCCATTGAAGAGTGGAGTGCTGAAAAATCCCTCACCGGCTATCTTCTTGCCCATGGTATTCCTCTGTTTCTTACCAGGCAGGATATACTTCAGCTTGAAGAAGCAGGAGACGTTGAGGTAGTGGGCACCATGCCGGAGCTCTGGCTCGGTGTGCCCATGATCTCCGGAAAGAATAAAAAAGGAGCAGTGGTTGTTCAAAGCTATGATGCACCGGATGCGTTTGATGCTTTTGCTCTTGAGGTTCTGGAAATTGTTGCTCATGAACTTCTGCTGTTTATTGAAAAGAATCACGCGCAGGAGCTTGCCTTTAAGCTCACCAAAGCAATTGAGCAGAGCCCGGTAAGCATTATTATCACAGACCGTTCGGGCAGGATTGAATATATAAACCCGTTTTTTACCCAGACGACGGGTTATACCTTTGAAGAAGTAAAAGGTAAATATCCGCGCATTCTTCAGTCGGGAGAAACAAGTCCGGTGCTCTATCACGAGCTCTGGGATACCATTCTTTCCGGAAATACATGGCAGGGGGAATTCCTGAATAGAAAGAAAAGCGGCGAACTCTTCTGGGAAAACGCCATTATATCACCTGTTGTCAATTCACGGGGTGAAATCATCAACTTCTTTGCCATAAAAGAAGATATCACCGGACAGAAGCAAATGGTCGAAGAGCTGATAGCCGCCAAGGATAAAGCCGAACAAATGAGCCGGCTTAAATCCAGCTTCCTTGCAAACATGAGCCATGAGCTCCGCACTCCGCTTATTGCTATCCTCGGCTTCTCTGAAATTCTTATGGATGAATCCAGGGACGACTACAGCAGGGAAATGTCCGAGATGATACATAAAGGAGGCATCCGCCTGCTTGAGACTCTCAATCTGATTCTTAACCTCTCCGCTATTGAGGCAAACAAGCTGGATATCAAAAAGGAAATAGTTGATTCCCACGCAGTGCTCGAAGATGTGGTTCAGCTTTTCAGTGCTATGGCAGCAAAAAAGAATCTCACTCTGCAAAGGCAGTTCAACGCCCGATACTCCCGCCTCCTCACTGATAAACAGATTTTCTCACAGATTTTTAATAATCTGATTAATAATGCCATTAAGTTTACCTCCGGTGGAGGGGTTACCGTTAAAACGGAAAATACCGGATCGGGATTATCCGTCAGTGTTATAGATACCGGTATCGGAATCTCCGAAGAAGACCAGCAGATTATCTGGGAAGAATTCCGCCAGGTGAGCGAAGGATATAACAGAAACTTTGAGGGCACCGGACTCGGCCTCACTATCACGCGCAAATTTGTTACTAAGCTCGGCGGTGATATATCCGTAAAAAGCCAGCTGAACAACGGTACCGTTTTTACTGTAACGTTTCCCCTGTGGGAAGAAGGCGTTCATCAGAGCATACTCCCCTATACGGAGCATGAAGATCATCAGACCCCAGTTATTTTTGAGTCCGCTTCCGAACTTCCCGTCATACTCATGGTTGAAGATGACATAAACGCCGTTAACCTGGTCACGATGATTACCAAAGAAATATATATTGTTGACCACGCTCGCACCTCAGATGAAGCCCTGCAAAAAGCAGGTTCAAAAAACTATGACATCATCTTCATGGATATCAACCTGGGCAAGGGGGGGAGCGGAGTAGAAGTGACCAAAAAGCTCAGGCAGATTCCTTCATATAAAGACACCCCCATAGTAGCCCTCACCGCTTTTGCTTTAATGGGAGACCGTGAGGAGTTCCTTGCCGCAGGCTGCACTCACTATCTTTCAAAACCCTTTAACCGGAATCAGCTCCTCTCACTATTGAAAGAAATAAGCGAAGGAAAAGTATGA
- a CDS encoding PAS domain S-box protein — protein MKLLNASARLLAKKSHILVAALILSIPLLTAVFLYYRQVTFTFQQQKSEELRSVAGLKTGQLVNWRKERTFDAYVFSSSSMTASLISEYIEKPAPAVTAEINLRMSRLFSNTEYISVFFTDSTGSPFLAIPDTPAVMDSYAKEIIKESFQKKEIIHTDFYFCSIHQQIHYDVIAPVKKSDDAVFAVMVFRIDPHQYLYPYIQTWPGKSRTAETLLIRKERDSVVFLNEVRHLRNTALQMHIPLSRNDVAAIKAVKGYTGFLESDDYRGKAVLAYLGSVPGTDWFFVAKIDKDELYQEITFITWLAAGFIVFMLLAIVLGLLWLYHLNQRNIYRQNWEKEQTHKTVLRSIGDAVITTDSRGVVSFLNPAAEKLTGWSLHDASGKPADNIFWLLDENTLEHKPAPVAEVLSSGKPVNIDASMLLKTRGGSYIPIADSCAPIVNEKGEVAGSVIVFRDQSTSRLRSKMIQAHFNLLNYAADHSQNEILTRALDEMEKLTGSTIGFLHFVFEDQETISLQAWSTNTRNHYCKAEGEGLHYNVSQAGIWTECIYTKAPVIHNDYSKVPGKKGLPDGHAELLRELVIPVIRNGLVVAIIGLGNKPEEYTGPDVLIASYFSDIIWEIIEKKRFQAETEERERKFVALFSSMNEGVALHELIFDENNTPVDYLILDVNPAYEKMTGLTAQQVKGKPARQAYSADESPYFDIYKEVALSGKPGVFETYYAPLDKYFLISAFRTGENRFATSFQDLTEWKKADLAFRESARAFNTMIDNLSGVVYRCKNDRDWTMEYISDGINLLSGYPKADFIASSVRTFASLIHPDDQEMVWQKIQSALEIEVPYVIEYRIITALGETKWVWERGTGIYTGGTLTALEGFISDITLVKTAENEIRHLNRLYAMLSQTNKTVAKLPPPETLFRDICRIAVETGEFALAWVGELDDNGEKLIPLYALGTGSDVILEKLPAATEEELRKKPCFAAVKENRIIVQNNLHSLFNEDFLKIYPEMGRLQSLASAPVLRNGKAKYVLSVFSSEVNFFRQKELNLLEEIALDITFAIGNYQKELQRSESEKRLIESERKYSDLYEYSPDMFVSIDPGTARIIECNHTATILTGYTKEELIGKPVNELYHPRSYEDFKRNLEKFRREGKIVNAEMEVVRKDGTLIYILLNSSAVYDDAGSIIRSRSVWRDITAQKQLEAEEKRLWEILKTSLNEIYIFNRSDLKFRFVNEGALRNLGYTSDEITRMTPVDIKPDYTLETFMQAISPLTSGQKELITFTTRHRRKDGSVYDVEVHLQLHPFGTDQVFVAMIMDITERIKAEEQLRLSGRIVSHSLDLLCVAGYDGYFKMLNPAWEKTLGWSIEEMLSKPWNEFIHPDDRERTNQANRSIIDGREVFEFENRYLCRDGSVRWLSWVSHPYPEEQISFAVAHDITNRKLMQDSLKESEERYRKLIEVSQDAIYINFNNEIVYCNPGMMKMVGARNSDQILGKAPFEFFHPDDHEDIKNRVSSSLSSGEYAPAARRRLVRLDGTVIDIEATATPFAYENGTAILVVVRDITERLRYENALQAKIQELEQFNKLSVGRELRMIELKKKINELSGMLGQEPVYNLDFITGGSSETSGTDSAHIKTSP, from the coding sequence ATGAAGCTCCTGAATGCTTCAGCCCGTCTTCTGGCAAAGAAATCCCATATTCTTGTTGCCGCACTGATACTCAGTATTCCCCTCCTTACTGCCGTCTTCCTCTATTACCGGCAGGTGACCTTCACATTCCAACAGCAAAAGTCAGAAGAACTCCGATCCGTTGCCGGCCTTAAAACCGGACAGCTTGTCAACTGGCGCAAGGAGCGCACCTTTGACGCGTATGTTTTCAGCAGCTCTTCCATGACAGCCTCACTCATAAGCGAATATATAGAAAAGCCCGCACCGGCCGTTACCGCCGAAATCAATCTGCGCATGAGCCGGCTGTTTTCAAACACTGAGTATATTTCGGTTTTCTTCACCGACAGCACCGGCTCCCCTTTCCTGGCCATACCCGATACCCCGGCTGTCATGGATTCTTATGCCAAAGAGATCATAAAAGAGTCTTTTCAAAAAAAAGAAATTATCCACACTGATTTTTATTTCTGCAGTATCCATCAGCAGATCCACTATGATGTTATTGCACCGGTAAAAAAATCTGACGATGCCGTGTTTGCGGTTATGGTATTCAGGATTGATCCTCACCAATATCTCTATCCATATATTCAGACGTGGCCCGGAAAAAGCAGGACCGCGGAAACTCTCCTTATCAGAAAGGAGAGGGATAGCGTTGTGTTCCTGAATGAGGTGCGCCATCTCCGGAATACCGCGTTACAAATGCACATTCCTCTCAGCCGGAATGATGTTGCAGCGATTAAAGCCGTAAAAGGATATACCGGCTTTTTGGAATCTGATGACTACAGAGGTAAAGCTGTTCTTGCCTATCTCGGATCAGTACCCGGCACTGACTGGTTCTTTGTTGCTAAGATTGATAAAGATGAGTTATATCAGGAAATCACTTTCATCACCTGGCTTGCTGCAGGGTTTATCGTTTTTATGCTTCTTGCCATCGTGCTCGGCCTGCTCTGGCTTTATCACCTGAACCAGCGCAATATATACCGGCAGAACTGGGAGAAAGAACAGACTCACAAAACCGTTCTGCGCAGTATCGGTGATGCGGTAATCACCACGGATAGCAGGGGCGTCGTCAGTTTTCTTAACCCCGCAGCCGAAAAACTGACGGGATGGAGTCTGCATGATGCATCCGGCAAACCGGCTGATAACATCTTCTGGCTGCTTGATGAAAATACCCTTGAACATAAACCCGCTCCCGTTGCCGAAGTGCTTTCTTCCGGAAAACCGGTAAATATTGATGCATCCATGCTTCTTAAAACCCGCGGAGGTTCTTACATTCCTATTGCTGACAGCTGTGCTCCGATAGTTAATGAAAAAGGCGAAGTAGCAGGGTCAGTTATTGTCTTCAGAGACCAGAGCACCAGCCGCCTGAGGTCTAAAATGATTCAGGCACATTTTAATCTTTTGAATTACGCAGCCGATCACTCCCAGAATGAAATCCTCACCCGTGCTCTGGATGAGATGGAAAAACTTACCGGAAGCACCATTGGTTTCCTTCATTTTGTGTTTGAAGATCAGGAAACCATTTCGCTGCAGGCATGGTCAACAAACACCCGGAATCACTACTGCAAAGCCGAGGGGGAAGGGCTGCATTATAATGTAAGCCAGGCAGGCATCTGGACGGAGTGTATATATACCAAAGCTCCCGTTATCCATAACGACTACTCAAAGGTGCCTGGCAAAAAAGGACTGCCCGATGGGCACGCAGAACTGCTTCGCGAGCTTGTAATTCCCGTTATCAGAAACGGTTTGGTGGTTGCTATTATCGGGCTGGGCAATAAACCGGAAGAATATACCGGCCCGGATGTGCTTATAGCGTCTTATTTTTCCGATATCATCTGGGAAATCATCGAAAAGAAACGATTTCAGGCTGAAACCGAAGAACGTGAACGTAAGTTTGTAGCGCTGTTTTCTTCAATGAATGAAGGCGTTGCCCTGCACGAACTTATCTTTGATGAAAACAATACCCCGGTTGATTACCTGATTCTGGATGTGAATCCGGCTTACGAAAAAATGACAGGGCTAACCGCTCAGCAGGTGAAAGGCAAACCTGCACGCCAGGCATATTCAGCGGATGAAAGCCCCTATTTTGATATATACAAAGAAGTTGCCCTCAGCGGTAAGCCCGGGGTCTTCGAAACCTATTATGCCCCGCTGGATAAATATTTTTTAATCTCTGCCTTCAGGACGGGGGAGAACCGTTTCGCCACCAGTTTTCAGGATCTTACTGAATGGAAAAAAGCTGATCTGGCGTTCCGTGAAAGTGCCCGGGCTTTTAATACCATGATAGATAACCTCAGCGGCGTGGTGTACCGGTGCAAAAATGACCGCGACTGGACCATGGAATATATAAGCGACGGCATTAACCTGCTTAGCGGTTACCCGAAAGCTGACTTCATCGCCAGCTCCGTGCGGACGTTTGCTTCCCTTATTCATCCGGATGATCAGGAAATGGTCTGGCAGAAAATTCAGTCGGCACTTGAGATAGAAGTTCCGTATGTTATTGAATACCGCATCATCACCGCGCTGGGTGAAACCAAATGGGTGTGGGAGCGGGGAACCGGCATATATACCGGCGGCACGCTCACCGCGCTTGAGGGCTTTATTTCGGATATTACCCTGGTTAAGACAGCGGAAAATGAAATTCGTCACCTGAACCGCCTTTACGCCATGCTCAGCCAGACAAATAAAACCGTGGCAAAACTACCCCCGCCCGAAACTCTGTTCAGGGATATCTGCCGCATTGCAGTAGAAACCGGCGAATTTGCACTTGCATGGGTCGGGGAGCTTGATGATAACGGCGAAAAACTTATTCCCCTTTATGCTCTGGGAACAGGGTCTGATGTTATTCTTGAAAAACTGCCTGCCGCCACTGAGGAAGAACTTCGTAAAAAACCCTGCTTTGCGGCAGTTAAAGAAAACCGGATTATAGTGCAGAACAATCTTCACTCACTCTTTAATGAGGATTTCCTTAAGATATACCCGGAGATGGGGCGGTTACAGTCACTGGCCTCAGCACCCGTGCTCCGGAACGGAAAAGCAAAATATGTGCTCTCCGTTTTTTCCTCTGAAGTAAATTTCTTCCGCCAGAAAGAACTGAATCTTCTTGAAGAGATCGCGCTGGATATCACTTTCGCCATCGGAAATTATCAGAAAGAACTGCAGAGATCCGAATCTGAAAAGCGCCTTATTGAAAGCGAACGGAAATATTCCGATCTTTACGAGTATTCCCCTGATATGTTTGTTTCCATTGATCCCGGGACCGCCAGAATTATCGAGTGTAACCATACCGCCACAATCCTTACGGGATATACAAAAGAGGAACTGATCGGCAAGCCGGTGAATGAGCTTTACCATCCCCGCTCTTATGAAGATTTTAAGCGTAATCTCGAAAAGTTCCGCAGGGAGGGCAAAATCGTAAATGCCGAAATGGAAGTGGTCAGAAAAGACGGCACCCTGATATATATACTGCTGAATTCTTCCGCCGTTTATGACGACGCGGGAAGCATTATCCGAAGCCGCTCCGTCTGGCGTGATATCACCGCACAGAAGCAGCTCGAAGCCGAAGAAAAGCGCCTGTGGGAAATCCTGAAGACCAGTCTGAATGAAATATATATCTTCAACCGCTCCGACCTGAAATTCAGGTTTGTGAACGAGGGAGCACTCAGGAATCTCGGTTATACTTCCGATGAGATAACCCGGATGACGCCGGTTGATATTAAGCCGGATTATACATTGGAAACCTTCATGCAGGCAATCAGTCCGCTCACCAGCGGGCAGAAAGAACTGATTACGTTTACTACCCGCCATCGGCGTAAAGACGGTTCCGTGTATGATGTTGAGGTTCATCTGCAGCTTCATCCCTTTGGCACAGACCAGGTGTTTGTTGCCATGATTATGGATATTACCGAAAGAATTAAAGCCGAAGAACAGCTCCGGCTCAGCGGAAGAATAGTGAGCCACTCTCTTGATCTGCTCTGCGTTGCCGGTTATGACGGCTATTTCAAAATGCTTAATCCGGCGTGGGAAAAAACCTTAGGGTGGTCAATTGAAGAAATGCTTTCAAAGCCATGGAATGAATTTATCCATCCGGATGACAGGGAACGAACCAATCAGGCCAACCGCTCTATCATTGACGGCAGAGAGGTTTTTGAGTTTGAAAACCGGTATCTGTGCAGGGACGGTTCTGTCAGATGGCTTTCATGGGTCTCGCACCCCTACCCTGAGGAACAGATTTCCTTTGCAGTAGCTCATGATATAACCAACCGTAAACTGATGCAGGATTCGCTTAAGGAAAGTGAAGAACGCTACCGGAAACTGATTGAAGTTTCCCAGGATGCAATATATATTAATTTTAATAATGAAATTGTTTATTGCAACCCCGGAATGATGAAAATGGTTGGCGCCCGGAACTCGGATCAGATTCTCGGTAAAGCGCCCTTTGAGTTTTTCCATCCAGATGATCATGAGGATATCAAAAACAGAGTGTCCAGCTCTCTTTCATCCGGTGAATATGCTCCCGCAGCAAGACGGAGGCTTGTCCGTCTGGACGGCACCGTAATAGACATAGAAGCAACAGCAACTCCTTTTGCTTATGAGAATGGAACTGCAATCCTTGTTGTTGTTCGTGATATAACCGAGCGGCTGCGCTATGAAAATGCACTGCAGGCAAAAATCCAGGAACTCGAGCAGTTTAACAAACTCTCCGTAGGCAGAGAGCTCAGGATGATTGAATTAAAAAAGAAAATTAATGAACTCTCCGGAATGCTCGGGCAGGAGCCGGTATATAATCTCGATTTTATCACCGGCGGAAGCTCTGAAACCTCAGGAACAGATTCTGCTCACATAAAGACCAGTCCTTAG